One genomic segment of Desulforamulus reducens MI-1 includes these proteins:
- a CDS encoding type II secretion system F family protein, with the protein MPLYSYEAMDKLGNTIEGKLEAEDEWTVASRLSKMGYTTLEVEELKESVIKTSFGKRKVKLGELAFFSRQLAAMLTAGIPLTRCLYTLSEQTSNPILASCAGEVASKVESGIGFSEALSSHKAIFSTMYIEMVKAGEMSGSLNEILTRLSLQLEKDKLLRDSLKAATFYPSIVLTFAGLVILAMMFFVVPIFIGMFPPGMKLPLPTQIVVGLSNSMRNYWYLHALGFVLTILGLKIYLGSELGRKTWDEIKFRLPIFGELFKKATIARFSRMLATLLGGGIPVLQALESAGPSSGSRQVTEAIRMTGTRIQEGQSIATPLKESKFFPPMVINMIAVGEETGQLSVLLGRVADFYEEEVATMTKGLSSILEPLLLIIVGITIGAIVIAIYLPIFSVVTSVGK; encoded by the coding sequence ATGCCTTTATACTCCTACGAGGCAATGGATAAGCTTGGCAACACAATTGAAGGGAAATTAGAGGCAGAAGACGAATGGACTGTGGCATCCCGCCTAAGCAAGATGGGCTACACAACCCTAGAAGTGGAAGAACTAAAAGAATCAGTCATTAAAACATCTTTTGGTAAGCGTAAGGTTAAGCTTGGCGAGTTAGCCTTTTTCAGTCGTCAATTGGCCGCCATGCTAACAGCAGGGATTCCTTTAACTCGTTGTCTGTATACCCTCAGTGAGCAAACCAGTAACCCTATACTGGCCAGTTGTGCTGGTGAAGTTGCCAGCAAGGTTGAGAGTGGTATTGGTTTTTCGGAGGCCCTAAGTTCACATAAAGCTATTTTTTCCACCATGTATATTGAAATGGTAAAGGCGGGGGAAATGAGTGGTTCCTTAAATGAAATTTTAACAAGACTATCCCTACAACTGGAGAAGGATAAGCTGCTGCGAGATAGTTTAAAGGCGGCGACCTTTTATCCCTCCATTGTTCTAACCTTTGCGGGTCTTGTAATTCTGGCTATGATGTTTTTTGTAGTACCGATTTTTATTGGTATGTTTCCCCCGGGTATGAAATTACCCCTGCCCACCCAAATTGTGGTGGGGCTCAGTAATTCAATGCGGAATTATTGGTATCTACATGCCTTGGGCTTTGTGCTGACCATTCTGGGTCTTAAAATATATTTGGGCAGTGAGTTGGGCCGTAAAACTTGGGATGAAATAAAATTTCGCCTACCCATCTTTGGGGAACTATTTAAAAAGGCCACCATTGCCCGTTTCAGTCGCATGTTGGCAACACTGCTTGGTGGGGGTATCCCTGTGTTACAGGCCCTGGAATCTGCCGGGCCATCCTCTGGCAGCAGGCAGGTGACCGAGGCGATCCGAATGACAGGGACACGGATTCAGGAAGGGCAGAGTATCGCTACCCCCTTGAAGGAAAGTAAATTCTTTCCTCCTATGGTAATAAATATGATTGCGGTGGGAGAGGAAACCGGTCAACTGTCGGTTTTGCTGGGAAGGGTAGCTGATTTCTATGAGGAAGAAGTAGCCACCATGACCAAAGGTCTTTCTTCTATCCTGGAACCCCTGCTACTGATCATCGTTGGTATTACCATCGGGGCCATTGTAATTGCCATTTACCTACCCATATTTTCTGTTGTAACGTCGGTAGGCAAATAG
- a CDS encoding PilN domain-containing protein: MYKVNLLPNHLSPSEAKYDPRKNYFIMGTILMLICLLIVYGLFYSKLILLQSQLEQETKNLVELREKIQPIQRLASMNQRKKEQYLTLSTMIKNRLLWYDLLQELPLALPMDTWLTGIEIKKVENMPRGSGFVSSVLELPARAQKKESKEATADMHQSPPVPNMIYLYGATWSMGSVGVLVDNLGRLPYFANVMLVEARYDQQWKVIKFELAARVKGGERHVQRSTSPKS, translated from the coding sequence ATGTACAAAGTAAACCTATTACCCAACCATTTATCACCATCGGAAGCAAAGTACGACCCCAGGAAGAACTATTTTATTATGGGAACAATACTCATGCTAATTTGCCTGTTAATTGTTTATGGCTTGTTTTACAGCAAGCTAATCCTATTACAAAGCCAATTGGAGCAGGAAACCAAAAACCTAGTGGAACTGCGGGAGAAAATTCAACCCATTCAAAGGTTGGCCTCAATGAACCAAAGGAAAAAAGAACAATACCTCACCCTTTCTACAATGATTAAGAACCGCCTGCTATGGTACGATTTGTTGCAGGAATTGCCCCTGGCCTTGCCCATGGATACCTGGTTAACAGGCATAGAAATAAAAAAGGTGGAGAACATGCCACGGGGTAGCGGATTTGTGTCATCTGTTTTAGAGCTGCCAGCAAGGGCTCAAAAGAAAGAAAGCAAAGAAGCCACTGCCGATATGCACCAGTCCCCGCCGGTTCCCAATATGATATACCTATACGGTGCCACCTGGTCCATGGGGTCTGTGGGTGTCCTGGTGGATAACCTGGGCCGGCTTCCCTATTTTGCAAATGTCATGTTGGTTGAAGCAAGATATGATCAGCAGTGGAAGGTAATAAAATTTGAACTGGCTGCCAGGGTCAAGGGAGGGGAGCGGCATGTTCAAAGGAGTACTTCTCCTAAGTCCTAG
- a CDS encoding pilus assembly PilX N-terminal domain-containing protein — MANPLKNSRGQALLFVIMILLLLSLVCTAGLKLMQNERLTMKGSQEEIQAYYLADAAMEKVCAILKDNVGVLDRFTLNRTYGKFELDSLQKALSGKDAVTLQAIRGLINLPYATLEVTREKGGSFTPVENSQAGIIQTIQLTKTSASDNTYQIRIEVTGKYGPARRSLVTNIRVTAPLNQYRGITVQNSPQLTNDCTIHTPMFILNSVVFQPTGCFYNNVYIKGNCTLQQGSRLTTGNLQVMGNVTLDAGAQITGELMANGHVFLNGDVHGGPVRSSGSVTVDQGHVGYPVTLENGDTEWNGDIYAAGSITPEVSDQFGTAFPQQSQAIINSFLEYPLVDSTWFAKNCDFFYTSDQNLRAEELAQGIHYVMGNVTLTGHYQGNLTLVASGNVTIPAGATLQAKNQQTDSLMIISTGSVQVENQAQLEALVYTGQTMQLANQAQLTGTIICKDFICDGAVVFNQPLLNTIHPAWITTNIEILSWQEKYPVFKMN, encoded by the coding sequence ATGGCAAATCCTTTAAAAAATTCCCGGGGCCAAGCCCTGCTCTTTGTTATTATGATTTTATTGCTGCTTAGTTTGGTTTGTACAGCGGGGCTGAAACTGATGCAAAACGAAAGGCTTACCATGAAAGGATCTCAGGAGGAAATACAAGCCTATTACCTGGCAGATGCAGCCATGGAAAAGGTTTGCGCCATCCTTAAAGACAACGTAGGAGTTCTGGATCGATTTACCCTCAATAGAACCTATGGCAAGTTCGAATTAGACAGTTTGCAAAAGGCACTGTCCGGCAAAGATGCAGTCACCCTTCAAGCCATAAGAGGCCTAATTAATTTACCCTATGCCACATTGGAGGTAACTAGGGAAAAGGGCGGGTCTTTCACACCAGTAGAAAATAGCCAAGCAGGAATTATACAAACCATTCAACTTACCAAGACATCAGCAAGTGACAATACCTATCAAATCAGAATTGAAGTGACTGGAAAATATGGGCCTGCCAGAAGATCCCTGGTGACAAATATCAGAGTTACTGCACCCTTGAACCAGTACCGGGGGATTACGGTACAGAATTCACCGCAGTTAACCAATGACTGTACCATCCATACACCTATGTTTATTCTGAACAGTGTTGTATTTCAACCAACAGGTTGTTTTTATAATAATGTTTACATAAAAGGAAATTGTACCCTGCAGCAAGGAAGCCGTTTAACAACTGGGAACCTTCAAGTAATGGGCAATGTTACGTTGGATGCTGGAGCTCAAATTACTGGAGAACTTATGGCCAACGGTCATGTTTTCCTTAACGGGGATGTACATGGTGGACCGGTTAGGAGCAGTGGCAGTGTGACCGTTGACCAAGGGCATGTAGGGTATCCGGTTACCTTGGAGAATGGTGATACTGAATGGAATGGGGATATCTATGCTGCGGGAAGTATCACACCGGAAGTATCCGATCAGTTTGGTACGGCCTTTCCCCAGCAATCCCAGGCCATTATTAATAGTTTTTTAGAATACCCCCTTGTTGACAGTACCTGGTTTGCTAAAAACTGCGATTTTTTTTATACCTCAGATCAAAATCTTCGGGCAGAGGAGTTAGCTCAGGGAATTCATTATGTAATGGGCAATGTGACACTGACAGGGCACTACCAGGGTAACCTAACCCTAGTCGCCTCAGGCAATGTAACCATTCCTGCCGGAGCAACCCTCCAGGCGAAAAACCAGCAAACAGATTCTCTGATGATAATTTCAACTGGCAGTGTACAGGTGGAAAATCAGGCCCAGCTTGAGGCCTTGGTCTATACCGGACAAACCATGCAGTTAGCAAACCAAGCACAACTAACAGGGACTATTATTTGTAAAGATTTCATCTGTGATGGTGCAGTGGTATTTAATCAACCATTGCTTAACACAATTCACCCGGCATGGATCACCACCAACATAGAAATTTTATCCTGGCAGGAAAAATATCCGGTATTTAAAATGAATTAG
- a CDS encoding IS1380-like element ISDre4 family transposase — MKKIRNKKIKTKNRDDDRLTIFEIEQGDEELTTHSGLALIGALLTNTKIKTRLNNTMSAEQKKPHISNGSVGIAYIGLLCQGKSDFDHIEPFREDNFFAISLNIKETPSSPTLRQRLDMVAKDKQWNNILLEESAGLIKKTNAPLTPVYLGQENRAYLPLDIDVSPFDNSNTKKEGVSRTYKGTDGYAPIFAYLAKEGYCVNTELRQGSEHCQKNTSEFVAESIRYARKITQLPLLLRMDSGNDSASNIEICLNDDTKADFIIKRNLRKETPEGWLLLAKNNKDIYCQEREGKKVYYGSMMKYKKELKREIRVVYKITERTFGKDGQIFLVPQVEAETYWTSLPDPPHVIERLYHEHGTSEQFHSELKTDLDLERLPSGKFDTNNLILHFGVVAYNLLRMIGQSTTRMQHVPLRKQAERRRIRTVIQNLITLASRLVSHARKKKLRFGKHSPWFETFKQAYSVCLAR, encoded by the coding sequence ATGAAAAAGATAAGAAACAAGAAAATCAAAACCAAAAACAGAGACGATGATAGGCTCACTATCTTTGAAATTGAACAAGGTGACGAAGAGCTAACCACCCATTCGGGCTTAGCTCTTATCGGAGCCTTACTGACTAATACCAAGATAAAAACACGACTGAACAATACAATGTCTGCTGAACAAAAGAAACCCCATATTTCTAATGGAAGTGTTGGTATTGCCTACATTGGCTTGTTATGCCAAGGCAAGAGTGATTTTGACCACATTGAACCCTTTCGAGAAGATAATTTCTTTGCAATCTCGTTAAACATCAAAGAGACACCGTCAAGCCCAACCCTTCGCCAACGATTAGATATGGTTGCTAAAGATAAGCAATGGAATAATATCCTGTTGGAAGAATCTGCGGGGCTAATCAAAAAAACAAATGCACCACTAACCCCAGTGTACCTGGGTCAAGAAAATAGAGCTTATCTTCCACTAGATATTGATGTGTCTCCCTTTGATAACTCCAACACCAAAAAAGAAGGGGTCTCCCGCACCTACAAAGGCACCGATGGTTACGCTCCCATCTTTGCATATCTAGCAAAGGAAGGTTATTGCGTAAATACTGAGCTACGCCAAGGGAGTGAACATTGCCAAAAGAACACCTCAGAATTCGTTGCCGAAAGCATTCGCTATGCCAGAAAAATTACCCAGTTGCCTTTGCTTTTAAGGATGGACTCAGGCAATGACAGCGCTAGTAATATTGAAATTTGCTTAAATGATGATACTAAGGCTGATTTCATTATTAAGCGAAACCTTCGCAAAGAAACCCCTGAAGGGTGGCTACTATTGGCAAAGAACAATAAAGATATTTACTGCCAGGAACGTGAAGGTAAAAAAGTCTACTATGGTTCCATGATGAAATACAAAAAGGAGCTGAAAAGAGAAATCAGGGTAGTTTACAAAATTACCGAAAGAACCTTTGGTAAAGATGGCCAGATATTTCTCGTACCCCAGGTGGAGGCAGAAACCTATTGGACCTCATTGCCAGACCCTCCACATGTAATCGAAAGACTATACCACGAACATGGCACCAGTGAGCAGTTTCACAGCGAACTTAAGACAGACCTGGATTTAGAAAGACTGCCCTCTGGCAAATTTGACACTAACAACCTAATACTACATTTTGGAGTAGTGGCCTACAATCTGTTGCGCATGATAGGACAATCAACAACTAGAATGCAGCATGTGCCCTTGCGAAAGCAGGCAGAACGCCGTAGGATTAGGACGGTGATTCAGAACTTAATCACGTTGGCATCACGGTTAGTTTCACATGCAAGAAAGAAGAAATTACGATTTGGAAAGCACAGTCCCTGGTTTGAAACATTTAAACAAGCTTACTCTGTGTGTTTAGCAAGATAG
- a CDS encoding TldD/PmbA family protein, whose amino-acid sequence MVEKNSLKEVLSVALSNGGDFADIFMEEKQTTGIGMEAGKIERVHSGLDAGAGIRVLSGEVTAYAYTNDTSKAGLLEAAKIVSHAAKGSKRDLSMDLTTLKPLVDFAIKTRPESVPTTSKVELVKQVEKAARNVDKEKIKQVIVGYGDTVQRVTMANSEGVYVEDERIRTRMVVNVVAAEEGVIQTGYDAIGSHAGFELFEEHNPEEFAQVAAKRAVSMLRAVPAPSGKMPVVMAGEAGGTMVHEACGHGLEADLEQRELSVYTNKKGQQVASELVTVVDDATLPNRYGSYRFDDEGVPSRKVTMIENGILTDYLYDHLTATKEGRQSNGHGRRESYQHKPLPRMGNTYIAPGKEDPAKIIKDYKSGLLVKKMGGGQVNTTTGDFVFDVAEGYLIKDGEIGQMVRGATLTGNGPEVLNMVERVGSDLGFTIGTCGKDGQGAPVSDAQPTMAIKELVVGGTAHGDDGKQLSRKLEEGYGKIRRL is encoded by the coding sequence TTGGTTGAGAAAAATAGTTTAAAAGAAGTATTAAGTGTTGCCCTGTCCAATGGAGGCGACTTTGCCGATATTTTTATGGAAGAAAAACAAACTACGGGTATTGGTATGGAAGCCGGCAAAATTGAGCGGGTTCATTCCGGGCTGGATGCCGGTGCCGGTATCCGAGTATTGTCCGGGGAAGTTACTGCCTATGCCTATACCAATGACACCAGTAAGGCAGGTCTGCTGGAAGCTGCTAAAATTGTTAGTCATGCTGCCAAGGGCAGCAAAAGAGACCTTTCCATGGATCTAACGACCCTGAAACCTCTGGTGGATTTTGCAATCAAAACCCGGCCGGAAAGTGTCCCTACCACCAGCAAAGTAGAACTGGTGAAGCAGGTGGAAAAGGCCGCCAGAAATGTGGATAAAGAAAAAATCAAGCAGGTTATTGTAGGTTATGGTGACACCGTACAAAGGGTTACCATGGCCAACAGTGAAGGGGTCTATGTAGAGGACGAAAGAATCCGTACCCGTATGGTGGTAAATGTGGTGGCTGCGGAAGAGGGTGTCATCCAAACAGGCTACGATGCCATTGGTAGCCATGCCGGTTTTGAATTATTTGAGGAACACAATCCCGAAGAATTTGCCCAGGTAGCCGCTAAGCGAGCTGTTAGTATGCTCCGTGCGGTGCCTGCTCCCTCTGGTAAAATGCCGGTGGTTATGGCCGGAGAAGCCGGTGGTACCATGGTTCATGAGGCCTGTGGTCATGGCCTGGAAGCAGATCTAGAACAACGGGAGTTGTCAGTTTATACTAATAAAAAGGGACAGCAGGTGGCCAGTGAACTGGTAACTGTAGTGGACGATGCCACCCTGCCCAATCGTTATGGTTCTTACCGCTTTGACGATGAAGGGGTGCCCTCCCGTAAAGTAACCATGATTGAGAATGGTATTTTAACGGATTATTTGTATGACCACCTGACAGCAACCAAAGAGGGCAGGCAGTCCAATGGTCATGGGCGCAGGGAATCCTATCAGCATAAGCCACTGCCCCGGATGGGTAATACCTACATTGCGCCGGGCAAAGAAGATCCGGCAAAAATTATTAAGGACTATAAAAGCGGCCTGCTGGTAAAAAAAATGGGTGGTGGCCAGGTGAACACCACCACCGGGGATTTTGTCTTTGATGTGGCAGAAGGCTATCTAATAAAAGACGGTGAAATTGGCCAAATGGTCCGTGGCGCCACCCTTACGGGCAACGGTCCCGAGGTATTGAATATGGTGGAGCGGGTTGGTTCCGACTTGGGCTTTACCATCGGTACCTGTGGTAAAGACGGCCAGGGGGCACCGGTATCCGATGCCCAGCCAACCATGGCCATCAAAGAATTGGTTGTGGGTGGTACTGCCCATGGTGATGACGGTAAGCAACTTAGCAGAAAGTTGGAAGAAGGCTATGGCAAGATAAGAAGACTATAA
- a CDS encoding GspE/PulE family protein has product MKFTRGFLGTWLVNEGIISQKQLEDALEYQRQHPGKTGVLGKTLVQLGFCSEDDIARIIAKQAGVPFVSLENHTIDPAAITAVSVDVMKRYKALPLGFSEGKLMVAMQKPTDIVAIDNLRVLTGFDIKPVFSPDSELDVAIEKYSREAMEFNKVEEETPQIEEITANIDDDQKPAVQLANMILSQAVAAKASDVHIERYEQRMRVRFRIDGVLHDIMEPPVKMHASLVSRIKVMANMDIADRRIPQDGRISLKIEGRPIDIRVATLPTSYGERLTMRLLDNSARMITLEELGVAPKILERYREIVQLPYGFILVTGPTGSGKSTTLYASLNAVDWVGKNVITIEDPVEYRMEGVNQIQINPQAGLTFASGLRSILRSDPDIIMVGEIRDQETAKIAIESAMTGHMVFATLHTNDAPGAISRLTEMGIEPFLTASSLVCVLAQRLARVLCPHCKEAIQLTRRDLAKVPDFPFAEGEDVVTLYKPKGCMRCSNTGFRGRVGIYELLFVTEKIQRLALEKASAKEITSAALEEGMVVLRQDGLLKVKQGITSLEEVLRVVV; this is encoded by the coding sequence ATGAAATTTACCCGTGGTTTTTTAGGTACCTGGTTAGTAAATGAAGGTATTATTAGCCAGAAACAGTTGGAAGATGCCCTGGAATATCAAAGACAGCACCCGGGGAAAACCGGTGTTCTGGGTAAAACCCTGGTACAGTTGGGGTTTTGTTCAGAGGACGATATAGCCAGAATCATTGCCAAGCAGGCGGGGGTTCCCTTTGTGTCACTGGAAAACCATACCATAGACCCTGCAGCTATTACTGCCGTGTCTGTAGATGTTATGAAGCGCTATAAAGCCCTGCCCCTGGGTTTTAGTGAAGGAAAGCTGATGGTGGCAATGCAAAAACCTACGGATATTGTAGCCATCGATAATTTACGTGTCTTAACAGGCTTTGACATTAAGCCAGTGTTTTCTCCCGATAGTGAATTGGACGTTGCCATTGAAAAATATAGCAGAGAAGCAATGGAATTTAACAAGGTTGAAGAAGAAACACCACAAATTGAAGAAATTACAGCAAATATAGATGACGACCAGAAACCGGCTGTCCAGTTAGCCAACATGATCTTATCCCAGGCTGTAGCCGCCAAGGCCAGTGACGTTCATATTGAGAGATATGAACAACGCATGAGGGTACGCTTTAGAATTGATGGTGTATTGCATGATATTATGGAGCCGCCGGTAAAGATGCATGCCTCCCTGGTATCTCGCATCAAGGTTATGGCTAATATGGATATAGCCGACCGCAGGATACCCCAGGACGGACGTATATCCCTGAAAATTGAAGGGAGACCCATTGATATTCGTGTGGCTACCTTACCCACCAGTTATGGTGAAAGGTTAACCATGCGCCTGTTGGATAACTCAGCCAGAATGATTACCCTGGAAGAACTTGGTGTAGCACCCAAAATTCTTGAAAGATACCGTGAGATTGTTCAATTACCCTACGGTTTCATACTGGTAACCGGGCCCACCGGCAGTGGCAAAAGTACCACCCTATATGCCAGCCTAAACGCTGTGGATTGGGTCGGTAAGAATGTTATTACCATTGAAGACCCTGTGGAATACCGGATGGAAGGCGTAAACCAGATTCAGATTAATCCCCAGGCAGGTCTTACCTTTGCCTCAGGTCTTCGCTCCATCCTGCGCAGTGACCCGGATATTATCATGGTGGGTGAGATTCGTGATCAAGAAACTGCAAAAATTGCCATAGAATCGGCCATGACTGGACATATGGTCTTTGCTACCCTACATACCAATGATGCCCCTGGGGCCATCAGCCGTTTAACCGAAATGGGAATAGAACCCTTTCTTACTGCTTCATCTTTAGTATGTGTTTTAGCCCAGCGCTTGGCCCGGGTCCTTTGCCCCCATTGTAAGGAAGCCATTCAGTTAACCAGAAGGGATTTGGCAAAGGTGCCGGACTTCCCCTTTGCAGAAGGAGAGGACGTGGTTACCCTATATAAGCCCAAAGGCTGTATGCGTTGCAGCAATACCGGCTTTCGAGGCAGGGTAGGAATCTACGAACTATTATTTGTTACAGAGAAAATTCAACGCCTGGCCCTGGAGAAGGCCTCGGCCAAAGAAATAACAAGTGCCGCCCTAGAAGAGGGCATGGTTGTTCTCCGGCAGGATGGTTTGTTAAAGGTAAAACAAGGTATCACTTCGCTGGAAGAAGTATTGAGGGTGGTTGTTTAA
- a CDS encoding type IV pilus twitching motility protein PilT produces MDSRKIPDINEILIRTVGMNGSDLHLNVGTSPAVRVYGELVRMEDVPRLLPKDIEDIIYPILQPHQREQLEKDLELDFSYSIPGVSRFRGNIMWQRGTLAVNFRVVAINIPQLDDLGLPPTVKEFSRLPRGLVLVTGPTGSGKSTTLASIIDLINQERSLNVVTIENPIEFLHSHKKSIIKQREVGIDTHSFANALRHVLRHDPDVILVGEMRDLESISIALTAAETGHLVFSTLHTQTATLAVNRIVDVFSEGMRNQIRQQLADSLQAVIAQQLIPRADGKGRTIAVELLLSNPAVRNLIREGKEHQLYTVMQTSRNTGMQTMDQALATLCLTGKISRNMALERCVDKIELERALNRGF; encoded by the coding sequence ATGGATAGCCGAAAAATACCGGATATCAATGAAATATTAATACGCACCGTCGGCATGAACGGTTCAGACCTGCACTTAAATGTGGGGACATCTCCGGCGGTACGGGTTTATGGCGAACTTGTGCGGATGGAAGATGTACCGAGGTTGCTGCCCAAGGATATAGAGGATATCATTTATCCCATTCTTCAGCCACACCAAAGGGAGCAACTGGAGAAGGATTTGGAACTGGATTTCTCCTACTCAATTCCAGGGGTAAGTCGCTTTCGTGGTAATATTATGTGGCAAAGGGGAACGCTGGCTGTAAACTTCCGAGTGGTAGCCATAAATATCCCACAACTGGATGATTTAGGCTTGCCGCCAACCGTCAAGGAATTTTCACGCTTACCCCGAGGGTTGGTGCTGGTGACTGGACCCACCGGCAGCGGCAAATCCACCACCCTAGCTTCGATCATTGATCTAATTAACCAAGAAAGAAGCTTAAACGTCGTAACCATAGAGAATCCCATTGAATTTTTGCATAGTCACAAAAAATCCATTATTAAGCAGCGGGAGGTGGGCATTGATACCCACTCCTTTGCCAACGCCCTACGTCATGTACTGCGCCATGACCCCGATGTTATTTTAGTTGGGGAAATGCGGGACTTGGAAAGTATCTCCATAGCACTTACTGCCGCCGAAACGGGTCATTTGGTGTTTTCTACCCTGCATACCCAAACAGCCACCTTGGCAGTGAATCGTATTGTGGATGTGTTCTCAGAAGGCATGCGTAACCAGATCAGACAGCAACTGGCAGATTCTTTGCAAGCTGTTATTGCCCAGCAGCTGATACCCCGAGCGGACGGTAAGGGTAGAACCATTGCAGTGGAACTTTTACTCAGCAATCCTGCTGTGAGAAATTTAATTCGTGAAGGAAAAGAGCACCAATTGTATACGGTTATGCAGACTTCCCGGAATACCGGCATGCAGACCATGGATCAAGCACTGGCAACCCTTTGTCTAACAGGGAAAATTAGCCGTAACATGGCCCTTGAGCGCTGTGTTGATAAAATTGAACTGGAACGGGCCTTGAACAGAGGCTTCTAA
- the pilM gene encoding type IV pilus biogenesis protein PilM: MKKFLQKLIKPRACLTAVDIGTHSLKLVKVKDSQRVPIITTCASIPAPPSREGKLAEQETAQAIGRLVEIAGINDKKVITAIAGSKVITRQIKLPFMEDKALADTVEAEAAKYIPLPVEDLIIRYVKLGREGGTDLLNIMLIAAPISLVEQYYYIFLMAGLTIKAIDLQAFGLWRLFSSQNTGTLAVLDIGLTYAQVLIIKEREIKFLRGITIGEQAFQESSLGQDYYLTNLAEESNQPHNNALIQVPNAIKELSLELKRSLDFYSSQVAGGKVDRVILTGGGCRILGVDKYLSNACGIPVQVEVPVFWQGYGDGKSSDFPYDPSYAVPLGLALREVKSQCTK; this comes from the coding sequence GTGAAAAAATTTTTACAAAAACTGATTAAACCAAGAGCCTGTTTAACGGCGGTGGATATAGGAACCCATAGCCTAAAACTGGTTAAAGTAAAAGATAGCCAGAGGGTTCCTATTATTACCACCTGTGCCAGCATACCCGCACCTCCCTCCAGGGAAGGAAAACTGGCTGAACAAGAAACGGCCCAGGCCATTGGCCGCTTGGTTGAAATAGCAGGCATTAATGATAAGAAGGTTATTACAGCCATAGCCGGTTCTAAGGTCATTACCAGGCAAATTAAATTGCCCTTTATGGAGGACAAAGCCTTGGCAGACACAGTGGAAGCTGAGGCCGCAAAGTATATTCCTCTGCCTGTGGAGGACCTGATAATACGTTATGTAAAGCTGGGTAGGGAAGGGGGAACGGACCTACTGAATATCATGTTAATTGCTGCTCCCATAAGTCTGGTGGAACAGTATTATTATATTTTTTTAATGGCAGGTTTAACCATCAAAGCCATTGATTTGCAAGCCTTTGGACTTTGGCGCTTATTTTCTTCCCAGAATACAGGCACCCTGGCCGTTTTGGATATTGGTTTGACCTATGCTCAGGTTTTAATAATAAAAGAGAGAGAAATAAAATTCCTGCGGGGAATAACAATTGGGGAACAGGCTTTCCAAGAAAGTAGTCTAGGGCAAGATTACTACTTGACCAACTTGGCCGAAGAATCCAACCAACCACATAACAATGCGTTGATTCAGGTACCAAATGCTATAAAAGAATTATCTTTGGAACTAAAACGATCTTTAGACTTTTACAGTTCCCAAGTTGCAGGAGGCAAGGTAGACCGCGTTATTTTAACCGGCGGCGGTTGCCGAATACTTGGCGTGGATAAATATTTAAGCAATGCCTGTGGCATACCTGTCCAAGTGGAGGTGCCGGTTTTCTGGCAGGGATATGGTGACGGCAAGTCTTCAGATTTTCCCTATGATCCTTCCTATGCAGTTCCTCTGGGGCTTGCCCTGAGGGAGGTAAAATCCCAATGTACAAAGTAA
- the pilO gene encoding type 4a pilus biogenesis protein PilO gives MFKGVLLLSPREKVLLLCLLFMLLCTGFYRLVIEGQMNQYSEVQSKLQITQQEVSKLKMVLAREKQQLETAKEMDKKLNSLLPLFNTRLYTGDALAYLNWKAYESKVFIQDTKPMQAVDRKLYLEIPFTLKVQGYYNNIVDYVKVLENLPNISEIRRTEFRPLSKAADFPGSANGESSLLENGVITAELDLVIFSVKEEGQALEQGKLLMDQWKVGRHNAFQSVEPLSPLEAMTTPWMDFLPEEKERIGNP, from the coding sequence ATGTTCAAAGGAGTACTTCTCCTAAGTCCTAGGGAAAAAGTGTTGCTGCTTTGCCTCCTTTTCATGCTGCTTTGCACAGGTTTTTATAGGCTGGTTATCGAGGGGCAGATGAATCAGTATAGTGAAGTGCAAAGCAAACTGCAAATCACACAGCAAGAAGTAAGCAAGTTAAAAATGGTTTTGGCTCGAGAAAAGCAACAACTAGAAACTGCCAAAGAAATGGACAAGAAACTTAACTCTCTGTTACCACTGTTTAATACCCGCTTGTACACGGGGGATGCTCTGGCCTATCTAAATTGGAAGGCCTATGAAAGCAAAGTTTTTATACAGGACACCAAGCCAATGCAGGCTGTGGATAGAAAGCTATACTTAGAAATTCCCTTTACCCTGAAAGTTCAGGGGTATTATAACAATATTGTTGACTATGTAAAGGTTTTGGAGAACTTACCTAACATCTCGGAAATCCGCCGGACAGAATTTCGTCCATTGAGTAAAGCTGCTGATTTTCCTGGCTCTGCCAATGGAGAGAGCTCGTTACTTGAAAATGGAGTTATCACTGCTGAACTGGATCTGGTGATTTTTTCTGTTAAGGAAGAGGGACAAGCTTTGGAGCAGGGTAAATTACTTATGGACCAGTGGAAGGTAGGCAGGCATAACGCCTTTCAATCAGTGGAACCCCTTTCACCGCTGGAGGCTATGACAACGCCCTGGATGGATTTCCTGCCGGAAGAAAAGGAACGAATTGGCAATCCTTGA